The following proteins are co-located in the Solea solea chromosome 21, fSolSol10.1, whole genome shotgun sequence genome:
- the LOC131448531 gene encoding gap junction delta-3 protein-like, with product MGEWGYLGGLFDSLQAHSPMLGRFWLLIMLVFRILILGTVASDLFEDEQEEFACNTLQPGCKQVCYDMAFPISQYRFWVFHIVLIATPSLIFLMYTMHQHNKRAERSKFGPVSNRQLHREDRRLRSFYIVNVAFRMVAEVGFLVGQWLLYGFKVEAQFPCSRFPCPYTVDCFTSRPAEKTVFLCFYFVVGVVAAISSCIELFYSSLKWFCISWEPSPPPTPPTPLERSCDCQNLHNIKQEEVEAQDKGKMGQESVRLKGGSLRSSRKSSSLGHKTRSGKYVNSKTFMV from the coding sequence ATGGGGGAGTGGGGCTACCTCGGCGGACTCTTTGACAGCCTCCAGGCTCACTCGCCGATGCTTGGACGCTTCTGGCTCTTGATCATGCTCGTGTTCCGGATCCTGATCCTAGGAACCGTCGCCAGTGACTTGTTTGAGGACGAACAGGAGGAATTTGCCTGCAACACCCTCCAGCCCGGCTGCAAGCAGGTGTGCTATGACATGGCCTTCCCCATCTCCCAGTACAGGTTCTGGGTGTTTCACATCGTCCTCATCGCCACACCTTCCCTGATTTTCCTCATGTATACCATGCACCAGCACAACAAGAGGGCCGAACGCTCCAAATTTGGCCCTGTGAGCAACCGGCAGCTGCATCGAGAAGACCGCCGTTTAAGGAGTTTCTACATCGTCAACGTGGCCTTTCGCATGGTTGCCGAAGTTGGATTTCTTGTGGGCCAGTGGCTCCTGTATGGCTTCAAGGTGGAGGCCCAATTCCCCTGTAGCCGCTTCCCTTGCCCGTACACCGTGGACTGCTTCACCTCCCGCCCCGCAGAGAAAACGGTCTTCCTCTGCTTCTACTTTGTTGTCGGGGTGGTGGCGGCGATATCCAGCTGCATAGAGCTCTTCTACAGCTCCCTCAAGTGGTTTTGCATAAGCTGGGAGCCCAGTCCCCCGCCCACCCCGCCCACCCCGCTGGAGCGCTCCTGCGACTGCCAGAACCTGCACAACATCAAgcaagaggaggtggaggcacAGGACAAAGGGAAGATGGGCCAGGAGAGCGTGAGGCTGAAGGGGGGATCGCTGAGGAGCAGTCGCAAGTCCTCCAGCCTCGGCCACAAGACCAGGAGCGGGAAATACGTCAACAGCAAGACTTTCATGGTGTGA